A stretch of DNA from Pirellulales bacterium:
CGATCGTCGCCGCTTCGGCCGCGATCGCCGAATCAACGCCAACGACCGCCAGCAGCATCACAATCAAGGCAAGAGCAACCGCAAAATCATCGCGCAATGGACCGCAAGAAATTCTCATCGCCGTGAAGATTGGGCAAGGCCCCGGAAATTGGGCAGGTTTCGCGGGCGGGAATACCACTATTATGAATGGCAATTGCGACTGCGGTCAACCTCATGGCGGGGTAGGAGGGCAATGGATCGCAATCGATTCGCTCCGCAGGCCAAAGCGACCTTCGCGGTACAAATGGTTTACCCAAATCGATAATCCATCATAAAACCGTTCGCTGCAACCGTTCGTCGCGCCAAGCATGGCGGCGAACCATTCCTACTTATCTATGTCCCGACTCGACATGAATGCTCCCAAAAATCGGAAAAAATGTCAGAAAATCAAGGAAATGCTCCGCAATGCACCGATCAGACCGCCAGCGCACAAGACATCTCCGCGCGATCTATTCCTTCAGCCGCCTCACGTTCTCCGTGTCTGGGTGGTGAAACTTGTTCGTATGGACGACTAAGCTCCGTTGGCATTCGATCCGGACTTCTGCTCAAACCGCACATGATGAACCCAGGCCGGCGGCAGATTGGGCCAAACCCAGTCGCGCTTGATCTCGCGGCCATCGAGCGTGCGCTGCAACGCCCGGCCAATGCCGCGTAGTCGTTCCCGTCCGTGCGAACTGGAAATCACCGCCTTCACCCGGCGGATGGCAATATATTCGAAAAACGACAGCGTGCCGCCAGGTGTGAGCAATCGCTCGAAGATGCCTAAGATTTGCTCGACTTCGGCGACCGAAAAATTGTTCAGCGGCAACCCCGACACGATCAAGTCATAGGTTGGCTCGCTGGGCAAATCTTCCAAAGCTCCGTGGACGATGTTCGACCGCTCGGCAACGGCCTGAAAGTCGCGCTCGTGCGCAAAGCGGCCGTGTAAATGCCGCACAAAATCTTCGTTCAGTTCAACTAGCGTCAACCGATCGGTTGGTCGGAGCTTTTCGACCAACTGCGCCGTCACCGCGCCGGTGCCGGGACCGACTTCCAAAATTTTTCTCGCTCCATGGTCCGGTGGTGCGCCGTGTTCGACAAATCGGCACAGCGCTTGCGCAAGCGAGCGGCCGCTGGGAGTAATCGAACCGGTCGTGTGGTAGCGCCGAACGAATTGCTTGAGAAAGACGGAGTAATCGCGGAGAATGCCCATGTCGATGCGTCGGCCTGCGGTGTTGGCAAAGCAACCATCATAATGCCATCCCCGATGCGTTCGCGAGGGTAGCCGCAAAACACCCGGCAAGCGCCCACGTTTCGTCGCTACGTGTTCCACGAACCCATGCTTCTCCTCACCGAGGCACGGAGGTC
This window harbors:
- a CDS encoding methyltransferase domain-containing protein, which produces MGILRDYSVFLKQFVRRYHTTGSITPSGRSLAQALCRFVEHGAPPDHGARKILEVGPGTGAVTAQLVEKLRPTDRLTLVELNEDFVRHLHGRFAHERDFQAVAERSNIVHGALEDLPSEPTYDLIVSGLPLNNFSVAEVEQILGIFERLLTPGGTLSFFEYIAIRRVKAVISSSHGRERLRGIGRALQRTLDGREIKRDWVWPNLPPAWVHHVRFEQKSGSNANGA